A stretch of DNA from Cucurbita pepo subsp. pepo cultivar mu-cu-16 unplaced genomic scaffold, ASM280686v2 Cp4.1_scaffold003242, whole genome shotgun sequence:
TCCTCTCTGGCCACCCCCATCTTatgcttttaaatttaaaattaattccaaatatatatatatactcacaATGAAGGGGACCGCCAAAAAGCCCAACTTCAAAGGGTTTGGGCTCAAAGTTCATAAAGCCCAAGTTATTAGTTGGGCCCAAAACCATTAAAGCCCAGGCCTACATACCTGGAAAAGTCTATAAATAGAGAGCTCTCTCTTTACATATATAATGTCATGGATTATGtacaaatttccaaaaatttgagtttcaaaatttaaatatatttcttcacGGCTCAgcctcttcatcttcatcactCTGATTACTGCCCTCCGATTCATCGACATCAATGGCCGCCACTCTCGACGAACAAATCTTCGAACCAGCagtcgccgccgccgccgccgcacATCTCATCGTCAACGGCAACTTTCCATTACTCGTTGCACCAActccttccttttccttctttaaaTCGCTGGGAGGTAAAAAGAAGTCCATCGATAAACCCTGGATATTAAAATCAACCTCTTCGATCTCCCAAGTCTCTTCCATCTTCGTTTTCGAATGGCCTTCAGCGCTTTCGCCAAATCGAAAAAGCGAGACGGTTGTTTTTCCAGCGTGTGCAATGTTTACGCCGTCGATCTTTCTGTAGtcctgaattagggtttccattGTCGTCTCCCAGAATATATCGTCGTTTCGTGATCCTCCGGCTTTGATTCGGAGGAGATGCGAATCTTCTAGCTCCACGAGGAGGCCGGTTCTTTGGCTGAAATATCCCCAAACTGTGTGGCGGATTATTTCGACGCTGCTACTGCTTCTTGCGCGTAGGACTGGCGATTCGGCTTCCAGTTTTAGAATGAAGCAATCTTCGTCGTTGATCGTTTTCTCGCCGATGCAGGTCGAGTTTGAGAACAAAGTCGCCGTCGATTTTGGATCCAGTCCCTGCCGTGTCAAACAAATCTTCTAGGTCAGAAAATTTGATGAGACGGAGAAAAGCCCTATCATATGTTTGGGCCATTTCGGTGACAGAGACATAGAAAAGCCCATCATATGTTTGGGCCATTTCGGAGACAGAAACAGAAAAGCCCATTATAGATTTGGGCCACTTCGGCCCAAGACAGGAAGTTGAAGGCAAGTTTCGGCCCATtcataatttttgtattttcagttt
This window harbors:
- the LOC111786890 gene encoding uncharacterized protein LOC111786890, with amino-acid sequence KICLTRQGLDPKSTATLFSNSTCIGEKTINDEDCFILKLEAESPVLRARSSSSVEIIRHTVWGYFSQRTGLLVELEDSHLLRIKAGGSRNDDIFWETTMETLIQDYRKIDGVNIAHAGKTTVSLFRFGESAEGHSKTKMEETWEIEEVDFNIQGLSMDFFLPPSDLKKEKEGVGATSNGKLPLTMRCAAAAAATAGSKICSSRVAAIDVDESEGSNQSDEDEEAEP